A single window of Nicotiana tabacum cultivar K326 unplaced genomic scaffold, ASM71507v2 Un00433, whole genome shotgun sequence DNA harbors:
- the LOC142179237 gene encoding uncharacterized protein LOC142179237: protein MAGKVEKVLAVVMLAMLLFSEHLMAANHEIKTTEDNSTISPFCLVKCLFGCRGLPPVQASICAAQCYLKCRDQDAANIAETKGIIGETAYNQYDVGCAVGYCSEFLLNYDEKRFKCCMEYCREDKMICPVEAAA from the exons ATGGCAGGGAAGGTTGAGAAAGTGCTTGCAGTAGTGATGCTTGCAATGCTTCTGTTTTCGGAGCATTTAATGGCTGCTAATCATGAAATTAAAACAACTGAAGATAACTCTACTATTAGCCCTTTCTGCTTAGTAAAATGTTTATTTGGATGTAGGGGGTTGCCACCTGTACAAGCATCCATTTGTGCTGCTCAATGTTATTTAAAGTGCCGTGACCAAGATGCGGCCAATATTGCTGAAACTAAGGGCATAATTGGTGAGACTGCATACAACCAGTATGATGTTGGATGTGCCGTTGGCTACTGCTCTGAGTTCCTGTTGAATTATG ATGAGAAGAGGTTCAAGTGCTGCATGGAATACTGCCGCGAGGACAAAATGATTTGTCCTGTTGAGGCTGCAGCTTGA